Proteins encoded together in one Microcaecilia unicolor chromosome 3, aMicUni1.1, whole genome shotgun sequence window:
- the MCFD2 gene encoding LOW QUALITY PROTEIN: multiple coagulation factor deficiency protein 2 (The sequence of the model RefSeq protein was modified relative to this genomic sequence to represent the inferred CDS: inserted 1 base in 1 codon) gives MVAHRICEVCLLCLLLSLLWLRSTFAQDHLHVKVEEGNRANVHFDKNMVQDKDHIMEHLEGVIEKPEAEMSSQELQLHYFKMHDYDGNNLLDGLELATAISHVHRQEVGEHLEAMKKXLIGLIDGVLKDDDKNNDGYIDYAEFAKSLE, from the exons ATGGTAGCCCACAGGATTTGTGAAGTCTGTTTGCTGTGCTTGCTACTGTCTCTATTGTGGCTCCGTTCAACCTTTGCCCAGGATCACCTGCATGTTAAGGTGGAAGAAGGGAATCGCGCAAATGTTCACTTTGACAAGAATATGGTACAAGACAAAGA CCATATTATGGAACATTTAGAAGGTGTCATTGAAAAACCAGAAGCTGAGATGAGCTCACAAGAATTGCAGCTCCACTATTTTAAAATGCACGATTATGATGGCAATAATTTGCTGGATGGTTTGGAACTTGCCACAGCAATCTCCCACGTGCACAGACAG gaGGTTGGTGAGCATTTAGAAGCAATGAAGA AGCTTATTGGCTTAATAGATGGTGTTTTAAAAGATGATGATAAAAATAATGACGGCTACATTGACTATGCTGAGTTTGCAAAATCATTAGAATAA